From uncultured Desulfobacter sp., the proteins below share one genomic window:
- a CDS encoding amino acid permease: protein MWRVFTPSILTILGVILFMRSGFVIGQAGIFQTILILCLSHTITLLTAISVSAVSTNTPVSAGGAYFLISRSIGPELGGAIGLALFCSQAISVPFYILGFTESLVRTFPDLTVHFRTIALITTAFLFIITRAGARWAVRAQYLIMTVLGLSILAFMGGALIHFDINLFSKNLGPGYTNDTYAFWSVFVIYFPAVTGIMAGISMSGDLKNPARAIPAGTLGAVFTGFVVYGLQIIVCGGAQSREELIYSSFETLCRQALFNAGFLVVAGVFAATLSSALGSFMGAPRVIQAVAKDRLIPMLHIFKKGTGQGNEPVRALWLTLGLTITTILWAGNGDTGRAFNILAGVVTMFFLYTYAMINVAAFVESFAGNPSFRPGFKHYHWLQALIAAAGCAVTAFLIQPVTAVCAAGIISTMVVLLRRRSLTVRFGDARWGFFYSRLKANLHQLAMMPIHPKNWRPAILVFTGNPKTRFTLVQYALWIGEERGSVTLVRILTGNVQDLMEKRQTALTQLKKNFHDYGVSGFSMVMVLPDLDQGICAVLQAHPPGPLKPNTVIFGWSSDPDRAQSFTRHLRIVRAMEMNLVIINDKGLPQNPGKRFIDIWWRGKKNGSLMVMLAHLLTQNRQWADATIRLFRIIQDTAGVQPAKQALETLLRAARVKAESRVIVSTDIFEKVLQSISTEASVVFIGFNVPEPNEAAEFQTRHTRAFAPLPTMIMVSSIGDCDLFA, encoded by the coding sequence ATTTGGCGCGTATTTACACCGTCCATCCTCACAATTCTCGGTGTGATCCTGTTCATGCGCTCCGGGTTTGTCATTGGTCAGGCCGGCATCTTTCAAACGATTCTCATTTTGTGCCTGAGCCATACCATCACTTTGTTGACGGCCATTTCAGTTTCAGCCGTGTCCACAAACACACCTGTTTCGGCAGGGGGTGCCTATTTTTTAATCTCAAGATCCATCGGTCCTGAACTTGGCGGAGCCATTGGGCTGGCCCTGTTCTGTTCCCAAGCCATTTCCGTTCCCTTTTATATCCTGGGATTTACCGAATCATTGGTACGGACTTTTCCGGACCTTACGGTCCACTTCAGGACCATCGCCCTAATCACCACGGCTTTCTTGTTCATCATCACCCGGGCAGGTGCCAGGTGGGCGGTGCGGGCACAATACCTAATCATGACGGTTCTAGGGCTTTCCATTCTTGCGTTCATGGGAGGTGCCCTAATACATTTTGACATTAACTTGTTTTCAAAAAATCTTGGCCCGGGCTACACCAATGACACATACGCGTTCTGGAGCGTCTTTGTCATCTATTTTCCGGCAGTCACCGGTATCATGGCAGGCATCAGCATGTCCGGCGATCTGAAAAATCCGGCCCGGGCCATTCCGGCAGGCACCCTTGGCGCAGTTTTCACCGGGTTTGTTGTGTACGGACTTCAAATCATTGTATGCGGCGGGGCCCAATCAAGGGAAGAACTGATTTATTCATCTTTTGAAACACTTTGCCGCCAGGCACTTTTTAACGCAGGTTTTTTGGTGGTTGCCGGTGTATTTGCAGCTACCCTGTCCAGTGCTTTAGGATCGTTCATGGGGGCTCCCAGGGTTATCCAGGCCGTTGCCAAGGATAGGCTGATTCCTATGCTGCATATATTCAAAAAAGGAACAGGCCAGGGCAATGAACCGGTCAGGGCTTTATGGCTGACCCTGGGTTTGACCATCACTACGATCCTGTGGGCAGGCAACGGAGACACAGGCAGGGCATTTAATATCCTGGCCGGTGTTGTGACCATGTTTTTTCTTTACACCTACGCAATGATCAATGTTGCCGCTTTTGTTGAATCCTTTGCCGGCAACCCGTCCTTTAGACCCGGATTCAAGCATTATCACTGGTTGCAAGCCCTTATCGCGGCTGCAGGGTGTGCGGTCACAGCCTTTCTAATTCAACCGGTAACAGCCGTTTGTGCGGCAGGCATCATTTCCACAATGGTTGTACTGCTTAGACGCAGATCTCTTACGGTCCGTTTCGGCGATGCACGATGGGGATTTTTCTATTCAAGACTCAAAGCCAATCTTCACCAGCTGGCCATGATGCCGATTCACCCCAAAAATTGGCGCCCTGCGATTCTGGTGTTCACGGGAAATCCTAAAACCCGTTTTACCCTGGTGCAGTATGCCCTGTGGATCGGAGAGGAACGGGGAAGTGTAACCCTGGTCCGTATCCTTACCGGCAATGTCCAGGACCTCATGGAAAAAAGGCAGACTGCCCTGACCCAGCTTAAAAAAAATTTCCATGATTACGGCGTCAGCGGTTTTTCAATGGTAATGGTTTTACCCGATCTTGACCAGGGCATCTGTGCAGTACTCCAGGCGCATCCCCCAGGACCGCTTAAGCCCAACACTGTAATTTTTGGCTGGTCTTCAGACCCGGACAGGGCCCAGTCCTTTACAAGACACTTGCGTATTGTCCGAGCCATGGAAATGAATCTTGTTATTATCAATGACAAAGGGCTTCCACAAAATCCGGGCAAAAGATTTATCGATATCTGGTGGCGTGGCAAAAAAAATGGTTCCCTGATGGTTATGCTGGCCCATCTTCTCACGCAGAACAGGCAATGGGCTGATGCAACCATCCGACTGTTCAGGATCATTCAAGATACTGCCGGAGTACAGCCGGCAAAGCAGGCCCTAGAAACGTTGCTGCGAGCGGCCAGGGTAAAAGCTGAATCCAGGGTAATCGTCTCTACGGATATCTTTGAGAAGGTTCTTCAATCCATATCAACCGAGGCATCGGTTGTTTTCATTGGTTTCAACGTTCCCGAACCAAACGAAGCAGCAGAATTTCAGACCAGGCACACCAGGGCATTTGCTCCTTTGCCTACGATGATTATGGTCTCGTCCATTGGGGATTGTGATCTGTTTGCCTAA
- a CDS encoding HDOD domain-containing protein, producing MTDKLNLPSESDIQAVLTLDRDNLPSFPQVAAKLLELSKDDTASLEEVAKIVETDPGISIRVLELVNSAFYGLNRKVTTLPDAVVILGLDEIKKLALGMAIFEKIFKTGHTKEFNRLMFWRHSLAVAVLSMKIAQKIQYQNPEEAYTAGLLHDVGKIFLDLQGHQKYGEFIKNLSKSTDLVIEKERSQIGLGHDDIGAFFCNRWQLPENLVLAVKYHHQSFEDHGLSEDEKQLIAIVSMADFLCWTQGMGSFDFIRPPILAPEVEVCVNPEKVNIIDCILEMNKEIEKISAFYQFVFPSTDQLKENLLWANIKLSRANTKYYYQGDPTNRTQDTPISQGELLPPDIGFELGKSLSKAKTVKEVLDIVMYQVGCIFQPCHWSILLKDPKTGDMVFSVVVGTNSKRLQGVRLPKGEGIAGHVMKTGTPLVVDDVTTDKRFSDRVDKYTQFNTRSIIATPLKTDNKIFGVIELVNRVNEETFSKQDLDLLAAIAEYAGIAIERSYYHQALTNLATRDSLTGLKNRFSFERIVADSDDFLARFGRVFSILILVIDGLARQYEEIGQEKCDKAVKALTSILNKTKRREDQIFRYAENSFIALLPLTYSDGAQKALERIKKALTAIQGDDKQFFSSITIQAHTMAGEDAGQLKPLVAQALSKSKQLDQEGEVADMQENIQGLVEKEIALKKAQDLKGSSQEQPQNETIKTFGKTVFLQGQFKRLKTGEFGKIRVEQVSLSAVGFRISKSHRIHVNDFLDIEFNLDDIKRALVKRRVVVRQIQGNYIYGEFYNPPPYAKNLGFYIFN from the coding sequence ATGACTGACAAGCTAAACCTGCCTTCCGAATCGGATATCCAGGCCGTATTAACCCTTGACCGGGATAACCTGCCAAGTTTTCCTCAAGTAGCAGCCAAACTGCTTGAATTATCAAAAGATGATACAGCATCTCTGGAGGAGGTGGCAAAAATCGTAGAAACAGATCCCGGGATTTCCATCCGGGTACTGGAACTTGTTAATTCAGCATTTTACGGGTTAAACAGGAAGGTAACCACTCTGCCGGACGCAGTTGTCATCCTCGGCCTTGATGAAATAAAAAAACTGGCCCTGGGTATGGCTATTTTCGAAAAAATATTTAAAACCGGTCACACAAAGGAATTTAATCGTTTGATGTTCTGGCGCCACAGTCTTGCAGTGGCGGTATTGAGCATGAAAATAGCCCAAAAAATCCAATACCAGAACCCGGAAGAAGCCTATACCGCGGGCTTGCTCCACGACGTGGGAAAAATATTTTTAGATCTTCAGGGACATCAAAAATATGGCGAATTTATTAAAAATCTGTCGAAATCCACTGACCTTGTTATTGAAAAAGAACGATCCCAAATCGGTTTAGGCCATGACGATATCGGGGCTTTTTTCTGCAACCGATGGCAGCTTCCCGAAAACCTGGTATTGGCGGTAAAATACCACCACCAGTCCTTTGAAGATCACGGATTATCCGAAGATGAAAAACAATTGATCGCCATCGTCAGTATGGCAGACTTCCTGTGCTGGACCCAGGGTATGGGATCCTTTGATTTCATCCGCCCCCCTATCCTTGCCCCGGAGGTGGAAGTTTGTGTTAACCCGGAAAAAGTTAATATTATCGATTGCATCCTTGAAATGAACAAAGAGATCGAAAAAATTTCAGCTTTTTACCAATTTGTTTTTCCATCGACAGATCAGCTCAAGGAGAACCTGCTGTGGGCAAATATCAAATTATCCCGGGCCAATACAAAATATTATTACCAGGGGGATCCCACAAATCGAACGCAGGATACCCCCATAAGCCAGGGAGAACTTTTACCCCCGGACATTGGGTTTGAGTTAGGTAAATCCCTGTCAAAAGCCAAAACCGTCAAAGAAGTGCTGGATATTGTCATGTACCAGGTGGGCTGTATTTTTCAACCCTGTCATTGGTCCATCCTGCTGAAGGACCCAAAAACCGGTGACATGGTTTTTTCCGTTGTGGTGGGCACCAACAGCAAACGTTTACAGGGTGTGAGACTGCCAAAGGGAGAAGGCATTGCAGGGCATGTCATGAAAACAGGTACACCTTTGGTGGTGGATGATGTAACAACAGACAAAAGATTCAGCGACCGGGTGGACAAATACACTCAGTTCAACACTCGCTCTATCATTGCCACGCCTTTGAAAACCGACAATAAAATCTTCGGCGTTATTGAGCTGGTCAACCGGGTAAATGAAGAAACATTCAGTAAACAGGACCTTGATCTGCTTGCCGCCATTGCAGAATATGCAGGCATTGCCATTGAACGGTCATACTACCACCAGGCACTGACAAACCTGGCCACCCGGGACAGTCTGACCGGATTAAAAAACAGATTCAGCTTTGAACGCATCGTTGCCGATTCTGATGACTTTTTGGCCCGGTTTGGTCGGGTTTTCTCCATTCTTATTCTTGTAATCGACGGCTTGGCAAGGCAGTATGAGGAGATAGGGCAGGAAAAATGTGATAAGGCCGTCAAAGCACTGACCTCCATTTTGAATAAAACCAAACGCCGGGAAGATCAGATTTTCAGATATGCGGAAAACAGCTTTATTGCCCTTTTGCCTTTAACTTATTCGGATGGCGCACAAAAAGCACTGGAAAGAATAAAAAAAGCACTGACGGCAATCCAGGGGGATGATAAACAATTTTTTTCATCTATCACCATTCAAGCCCACACCATGGCAGGTGAAGATGCAGGCCAACTCAAACCACTTGTGGCCCAGGCCCTGTCCAAGTCCAAACAATTGGACCAGGAAGGTGAAGTAGCGGATATGCAGGAGAACATCCAGGGGCTGGTGGAAAAAGAAATTGCCCTTAAAAAAGCACAAGACCTGAAAGGCTCATCCCAGGAACAACCCCAAAATGAAACCATTAAAACATTTGGGAAAACCGTATTTCTCCAAGGCCAGTTCAAACGCCTTAAAACCGGTGAATTCGGGAAAATACGTGTGGAGCAGGTGTCGTTATCCGCTGTTGGATTCAGAATATCAAAATCCCATCGCATCCATGTCAATGATTTTCTGGATATTGAATTCAATCTGGATGATATCAAACGGGCATTGGTGAAACGCAGGGTGGTTGTCAGACAGATCCAGGGCAATTACATCTACGGCGAATTCTACAACCCGCCGCCCTATGCAAAAAACCTGGGCTTTTATATTTTCAATTAG
- a CDS encoding tetratricopeptide repeat protein codes for MNQDTKKENTVSRQAFYISILISLTLGFLLGTAYTSFKLADSQQPSMRPMPPSMMGSMPKNKPEPEKEAEGNKSPDLAAMAAPHIKKLQSFLKENPDNAQAWIELGNAFFDIDRFKDAINAYEKSLSIQPDHPHVLTDLGVMYRRNNEPEKALDAFSRAVAVQPDFETAWFNKGIVYMHDLNDIPKAVEAWEQLVKVNPTARTSGGKLVSELVETLKKQAR; via the coding sequence ATGAACCAGGACACAAAAAAAGAAAACACAGTTTCCCGTCAGGCCTTTTATATTTCCATTCTGATCTCTCTGACACTGGGGTTTTTGCTGGGCACCGCATATACCTCGTTTAAGCTGGCGGATTCACAACAGCCGAGCATGAGGCCTATGCCACCGAGTATGATGGGGAGCATGCCAAAAAACAAACCTGAACCTGAAAAAGAGGCAGAAGGGAATAAAAGCCCTGACCTTGCAGCCATGGCTGCGCCCCATATCAAAAAATTGCAGTCCTTTTTAAAAGAAAATCCCGATAATGCCCAAGCCTGGATCGAATTGGGCAACGCCTTTTTCGATATAGACCGTTTTAAAGATGCCATTAATGCCTATGAAAAATCCCTGTCCATTCAGCCGGACCATCCACATGTTCTTACAGACCTTGGGGTGATGTATCGACGAAACAATGAGCCTGAAAAAGCATTGGACGCTTTTAGCAGGGCTGTTGCTGTCCAGCCTGATTTTGAAACCGCCTGGTTTAACAAGGGTATTGTTTATATGCATGACCTCAATGATATCCCTAAAGCCGTTGAAGCCTGGGAACAGCTGGTAAAAGTTAATCCGACTGCCAGAACGTCCGGAGGAAAACTGGTTTCTGAACTGGTGGAAACCTTGAAGAAACAAGCCAGGTAA
- a CDS encoding M99 family carboxypeptidase catalytic domain-containing protein, with the protein MIKRLLIMAVSGIAAVLCLAGPAPASQCALDFSVHTLASKIPGKTALIVGGIQGDEPGGFNAAALIATRYNILSGRVIVVPNLNFESIIKRSRGVYGDMNRKFDQVSKTDPERQTIAKIKSMITDPNVDFILNLHDGSGFFTPTRKNDMHNPDRWGQSIIIDQALMPATYTGLFSDLAVTAQQCADKVNGHLIDPGHTVHVKNTRTAEGDQEMAKTLTFFAMKNKKPAFGVEASKSFLTPGRVYYHLLAIESFLTKAGISFKRDFSLSKKEIKKVIDKDIALTLGERRVLLYAENIRNRINYLPMEKGGDLQFLVNNPLLALVHNKSDFSLYHGNRCLSHLSPQYFEYDLGIDGIEMDVDGKKQQVPFGSRILVKEQFMVHPIPDHRVNIIGFTTQNVKDEAGLLVTRNDCIQRFSIDRDGQIFRIEVYKHGKFNGMVLADFRFHEKTNSIAQVSGGIRKEKQLLR; encoded by the coding sequence TTGATCAAGCGTTTGCTGATTATGGCTGTTTCAGGAATCGCTGCTGTTTTGTGCTTGGCGGGGCCTGCACCTGCATCCCAATGCGCCCTTGACTTCAGTGTGCACACCTTGGCATCAAAGATTCCTGGAAAAACAGCACTTATTGTTGGCGGAATCCAGGGGGATGAACCGGGAGGGTTCAATGCTGCTGCCCTTATTGCTACCCGTTACAATATTTTGTCCGGCCGGGTTATCGTGGTTCCCAATCTCAACTTTGAAAGTATTATCAAGCGATCCCGTGGCGTTTACGGGGACATGAACCGTAAATTTGATCAGGTGAGCAAAACAGATCCTGAGCGGCAAACCATTGCTAAAATAAAATCCATGATCACTGACCCGAACGTTGATTTTATTTTAAATCTGCATGACGGTTCGGGATTTTTTACACCCACCCGTAAAAATGATATGCACAATCCTGACAGATGGGGGCAAAGTATTATCATTGACCAAGCGTTGATGCCTGCCACATATACAGGCCTGTTTTCTGATCTTGCCGTCACGGCACAGCAGTGTGCCGACAAAGTCAATGGCCATCTGATTGACCCTGGTCATACAGTGCACGTTAAAAATACCCGGACAGCGGAAGGGGACCAGGAGATGGCAAAAACACTTACCTTTTTTGCCATGAAAAATAAAAAACCGGCTTTCGGGGTGGAAGCCAGCAAATCGTTTCTGACCCCCGGGCGTGTATATTACCATCTCTTGGCCATTGAATCCTTTTTAACCAAGGCCGGGATCTCTTTCAAACGTGATTTTTCTTTGAGTAAAAAAGAAATCAAAAAAGTAATTGACAAGGATATTGCCTTGACGTTGGGGGAGCGCAGAGTCCTACTCTATGCTGAAAATATCCGCAATCGCATCAATTACCTGCCCATGGAAAAAGGCGGTGACCTGCAGTTTTTGGTCAACAATCCGTTATTGGCGCTGGTGCATAATAAATCAGATTTTAGTCTGTATCACGGCAACCGCTGTCTTTCCCATCTCAGCCCCCAGTATTTTGAATATGACTTGGGAATCGACGGCATTGAAATGGATGTTGACGGTAAAAAACAACAAGTTCCCTTTGGTTCCAGAATTTTGGTTAAAGAGCAATTTATGGTTCATCCCATACCGGATCATCGGGTAAACATTATTGGATTCACAACACAAAATGTGAAAGATGAGGCTGGCCTTCTGGTAACCAGAAACGATTGTATTCAACGTTTTTCAATTGACCGTGACGGCCAAATTTTCAGAATTGAAGTCTACAAACATGGCAAATTTAATGGGATGGTACTTGCAGACTTTCGATTCCATGAAAAAACCAATAGTATCGCCCAAGTCAGCGGCGGTATCCGTAAAGAAAAACAATTATTAAGATAA
- a CDS encoding tetratricopeptide repeat protein → MQKSAKEKKPGNEENENAVNTLELCKKARALIRFRKPEKAEPLLLEALEASPKNPYVLVALGDAKRMQKRFTAAAEYYRRCLEADPLNPFAMSGLGDAYRGTNNLDGAIDIWTQALDAYPENYLVMTRLADALTKKGNFTAARQIYEKSINLNPDDPFALSGLGNLYVRLKAFDLAGPLLERLVAKQPRNPRAIGALANYYRRQEDFFNAKILFEQILEIDSGNVYAMDGLADCARGNKEYEKAKQLWEKAMAAGMSPAIAKTRIADACLQMQQFTQARNFYDQVLSVSEDKFALLGRLRLIEAEPGDQHDKIIDAADILSRLFALDPSDDRTLNEFKVFRIRYPQIDEYIQP, encoded by the coding sequence ATGCAGAAAAGTGCTAAAGAAAAAAAACCGGGAAATGAAGAGAATGAAAATGCAGTTAACACATTGGAGCTATGCAAAAAGGCGCGTGCCCTTATTCGCTTCCGAAAACCTGAAAAGGCCGAACCGCTACTATTAGAAGCGTTGGAAGCATCGCCTAAAAACCCTTATGTACTGGTCGCCTTAGGAGATGCCAAACGCATGCAAAAACGGTTCACAGCGGCTGCCGAATATTATCGAAGGTGTCTTGAGGCAGACCCACTGAATCCATTTGCCATGTCCGGCCTTGGCGACGCATACAGGGGCACTAATAATTTGGACGGCGCCATAGATATCTGGACGCAGGCCCTGGATGCTTACCCTGAAAATTATCTGGTGATGACCCGCCTGGCTGATGCTTTAACTAAAAAAGGGAACTTTACCGCTGCCAGACAGATCTATGAAAAATCCATCAATCTGAATCCTGACGATCCCTTTGCCCTGTCTGGTCTTGGCAATCTCTATGTCCGCCTCAAAGCATTTGATCTGGCAGGCCCCCTCCTTGAAAGGCTAGTTGCAAAGCAGCCCAGAAACCCCAGAGCCATCGGCGCGTTGGCCAATTATTACCGCAGACAAGAGGATTTTTTTAATGCGAAGATCCTGTTCGAACAGATTCTGGAGATTGACTCCGGCAATGTCTATGCAATGGATGGGTTGGCGGATTGTGCCCGGGGCAATAAGGAATACGAAAAAGCAAAACAACTGTGGGAAAAAGCCATGGCAGCCGGAATGAGTCCCGCCATTGCTAAAACCCGTATAGCAGATGCCTGTCTGCAAATGCAACAATTCACCCAGGCTAGAAATTTTTATGATCAGGTGCTGTCTGTGTCTGAAGACAAGTTTGCTCTGCTCGGACGACTGCGTCTTATCGAAGCAGAACCGGGGGATCAGCACGATAAGATTATTGATGCTGCAGACATTCTAAGCCGGTTATTTGCCCTTGATCCATCTGACGATCGGACCTTGAATGAATTTAAGGTTTTTAGGATCCGGTATCCCCAAATTGATGAGTATATACAGCCGTAA
- a CDS encoding SprT family zinc-dependent metalloprotease, which yields MQDIRRLLPAAFEGWHYELVYKSIRHIYFRIYPDKKIVRISAPHQISPKTLEYAILAKSAWLTNKITTANHVVQPYKPISAMTDSCSCMVWGKKLPVVRKAFKSRPGICLTTESEITIRVPSGYDAKKEEKLWQRWLRSLLNERIQTLLEKWQPVMGVVAAECRLKKMKTRWGSCNTSVRRIWINAVLVHLDPCLLEYVLVHELAHLEEPGHTQRFYQIIETYLPDWKSREIRLKQIALRQ from the coding sequence ATGCAGGACATACGTAGGCTTTTGCCTGCGGCCTTTGAAGGGTGGCACTATGAACTTGTTTATAAATCCATCCGGCATATCTATTTCAGAATTTACCCGGATAAGAAAATAGTTCGTATTTCCGCGCCTCACCAAATCAGCCCCAAAACATTGGAATATGCAATTTTGGCCAAATCGGCTTGGTTAACAAACAAAATAACGACAGCAAATCATGTGGTGCAGCCGTATAAACCAATATCTGCAATGACAGACAGCTGTTCATGCATGGTATGGGGCAAAAAACTGCCCGTGGTGCGTAAAGCCTTTAAATCCCGCCCCGGGATATGTTTGACTACTGAGTCTGAGATTACGATTCGAGTTCCCTCCGGCTACGATGCAAAAAAGGAGGAAAAACTATGGCAACGATGGCTGCGGTCACTCTTAAACGAGCGTATTCAAACGTTGCTTGAAAAATGGCAACCTGTCATGGGGGTGGTAGCGGCTGAATGTCGGTTAAAGAAAATGAAAACCCGGTGGGGATCTTGTAATACAAGTGTAAGACGCATATGGATAAATGCGGTTCTTGTGCATCTGGACCCTTGCCTGCTGGAGTATGTGCTGGTTCATGAACTTGCTCACTTAGAGGAGCCGGGACACACACAGCGTTTCTATCAGATTATAGAAACATATCTGCCTGACTGGAAATCAAGGGAAATTCGCCTGAAGCAAATAGCCTTAAGGCAGTAA
- a CDS encoding aldehyde ferredoxin oxidoreductase C-terminal domain-containing protein yields the protein MAQINLKEVKSVSYQPAKLHQGYTNHSLHINVGKNEINVRCIEEKIKQTFIGGKGYDLWLMWHAVSETTRWDDPENAICISSGPLGGVPGYPGGGKSIVTTISPLTGAPIDSNVGGYFGPYKKFAGFDVIQLDGRAEQDTVILIDGIENTIKLFHARSFPEDAYEMSAALTHYFDEKKPVNVSVVTTGPGAEHTYFGCLNFSWWDAGRKIVRYKQAGRGGIGTVFADKKIKAVVARYGAVSMKTNQPADPEGLKAVTRAYTKEIITLDPKQNRMALVGTTHLVPIMNDHDCLPVHNFKFGSHPQGKVIGEETYEHIFDKGFDGCWKGCAVACAHGVKDFYPLTGPYKGKKVFVDGPEYETVAGCGSNLGIFDAHTILEMNFYCDAYGLDTISVGTSIAFAMECFASGQITVNHTGGMDLNFGNRFNALELVHQMAQGEGFGTVVGKGVRRMKEIFARDYGAESTFLQDIGMESKGLEFSEYITKESLAQQGGYGLALKGPQHDEAWLIFLDMVHNFMPTFENKAEALHWFPMLRTWFGLCGLCKLPWNDIVPADNKETDEPAKVVKHVAWYAQFFSAVTGRKVNSEDLITMSEAVYNFQRIFNLKMGYGTREHDSVPYRAMGPVTEEEYESRAERYDTQLTETYGMDISAMDTPDKMAVLRSKREEQYELLKNAVYKRRGWTADGIPTVETVKRLGIDFPEVLGVLKAHGVV from the coding sequence ATGGCTCAAATCAATCTTAAAGAAGTCAAAAGCGTATCCTACCAACCGGCCAAACTCCATCAGGGATATACAAATCATTCCCTTCATATCAATGTCGGTAAAAATGAAATTAATGTTCGTTGTATTGAAGAAAAGATCAAACAAACATTTATCGGAGGCAAAGGGTATGATTTGTGGTTGATGTGGCATGCCGTGTCTGAAACCACCCGATGGGATGACCCTGAAAACGCTATCTGCATTTCATCAGGGCCTTTGGGAGGCGTACCTGGGTATCCCGGCGGTGGAAAAAGTATTGTCACAACTATTTCTCCACTGACAGGGGCTCCCATTGATTCAAACGTCGGGGGGTATTTCGGTCCGTATAAAAAATTTGCCGGCTTTGATGTCATTCAACTGGATGGCAGGGCCGAGCAGGACACGGTAATTCTTATCGACGGGATTGAAAATACCATTAAGTTGTTCCATGCGCGCAGTTTTCCTGAAGATGCGTATGAGATGTCAGCGGCCTTGACACACTATTTTGATGAAAAAAAGCCGGTCAACGTATCTGTGGTGACCACAGGACCCGGGGCGGAACATACCTATTTCGGCTGTTTAAATTTTTCCTGGTGGGATGCCGGGCGCAAAATCGTCCGGTATAAACAGGCCGGCAGGGGTGGGATCGGAACGGTATTTGCCGACAAAAAGATTAAGGCTGTTGTGGCAAGGTACGGTGCCGTTTCCATGAAAACCAATCAGCCGGCTGATCCCGAAGGGCTTAAAGCGGTTACCAGGGCCTATACTAAGGAGATCATCACCCTTGACCCCAAACAGAATCGGATGGCTCTGGTCGGTACCACCCATCTGGTACCCATTATGAATGATCATGACTGTTTGCCTGTTCATAATTTTAAATTTGGTTCCCATCCCCAAGGCAAAGTTATTGGCGAAGAGACCTACGAGCATATTTTTGACAAGGGATTTGACGGCTGCTGGAAAGGTTGTGCCGTGGCCTGTGCCCATGGGGTAAAAGATTTTTATCCCCTTACGGGACCGTATAAGGGTAAAAAGGTTTTTGTGGACGGTCCTGAATATGAAACTGTGGCCGGATGTGGCTCCAATCTTGGTATTTTTGATGCCCATACCATCCTTGAGATGAATTTTTACTGTGATGCTTATGGGTTGGATACCATCTCTGTGGGTACTTCCATCGCTTTTGCCATGGAGTGCTTTGCCAGTGGCCAGATTACCGTGAATCATACCGGTGGTATGGATTTGAATTTCGGTAACCGGTTCAATGCCCTGGAACTTGTTCACCAGATGGCCCAGGGAGAAGGTTTTGGTACTGTTGTGGGTAAAGGCGTCCGTCGGATGAAAGAAATTTTTGCCCGGGATTACGGCGCAGAATCTACCTTTTTGCAGGATATCGGTATGGAATCCAAGGGCCTGGAATTTTCCGAATACATCACCAAGGAGAGTCTTGCCCAGCAGGGCGGTTACGGGCTGGCCCTTAAAGGACCCCAGCATGATGAAGCCTGGTTAATTTTTCTGGATATGGTCCACAACTTCATGCCCACCTTTGAAAACAAGGCTGAAGCTTTACACTGGTTTCCCATGCTCAGAACCTGGTTTGGTCTGTGCGGCCTGTGCAAACTACCCTGGAATGATATTGTCCCTGCCGACAATAAAGAAACCGATGAACCGGCCAAGGTGGTTAAACACGTGGCCTGGTATGCACAATTTTTTTCTGCGGTTACCGGCAGGAAGGTGAATTCAGAGGATCTAATCACAATGAGTGAAGCCGTATACAATTTCCAGCGGATTTTTAATCTTAAGATGGGATATGGCACCCGGGAGCACGATTCTGTGCCCTATCGTGCCATGGGGCCTGTGACCGAGGAAGAGTACGAATCCAGGGCCGAGCGCTATGACACCCAGCTAACGGAAACCTATGGCATGGATATTTCCGCCATGGATACACCGGACAAAATGGCGGTGTTACGTAGCAAGCGAGAAGAACAGTATGAACTGCTTAAAAATGCGGTTTACAAACGCCGGGGCTGGACTGCCGACGGTATTCCAACCGTTGAAACGGTTAAACGCCTTGGTATTGACTTTCCCGAAGTGCTTGGGGTGCTTAAAGCCCACGGGGTTGTTTAG